TCTTGTAAGGCTATCAACAAATACTTTCTCCCTCACTATTATTCAGCAGGGTGAGGCGGCCTTAAGAAATTTACAACACAGAATCAGCATCGGAGCGGGCCCTCTAGGCTGTAATGGTGCATTACCCGCTGATGAGCTGTGTATGCCGGTTCCACCCCGCTGATGGTGGCATAAAATAAACATACATCGAATAGAAATATATTTTCTAAGCATAATCAAAACACTGAATGGTGAACTGCAATTTCAGTACTAACCAACTGGCATATGATAAAACAAAAAACGACAATGAAATGAACACCTAATCATGAATTACCAGCTTAATGCGACGAGTGGAAATTCAGTTGTTGCACACGCAGCTACCAATTTTTCATAGCCTGTTCTTGGTTCACGTAAATCTGAATCTAGCAGGCACCTCCCCTATGCAAGCGGCTGCATAGTCTTCAGCAATGAGTGGCGCAGCTTGCTTGTGGGGGCGTATGAACCTCTCCACAAATACCTTCTCGCCgaccaagaccatagcatagtaGTCTCTGCCATGACTTAGCAATCCATTTTCCTGAAGAAACCTCATAACATAGTACCGAGGCTTGAGCCGGCCCTCGAGGCTAAGACTGAGCATTACGGGCCGGTGAGCAATGTACGCCGGTTCCAACCCCACCTTAGAGATGAGGAACTCGGACTTGCGCTGCAGCATGTCCTTGGACCACCTCAGCACAGTGGGCCACTTGCACAGAGCAATGCCGACATCGGCATCCGACCACCGCAATGTCTTCTTTAACTGTTCCACTTTGGCGGCAATCTTCTCCTCGCTGAAGCATGCGACAGACTGCAGCGCGTGCCTGAACATCCCGGAGCCACGGGGCACGCCTATGCCTTCGGCACACGCAACCATTGCCAGGACGCGCTCTGGGCTGGCCGTGACGATCCTCGGCATTTGGATGAGCAGCTTGGCAATATCACGAGCACCTAGCCCGCACTCCCGCAGCGCCGCGACATTGGGcttcaccacaatgtcgaggTCGACCGAGAAAAGGAACAAGCCGCGCCTGGCCGCCAAGAGGAGGTCCTCGGAGGACCCTAAGAGGGACAGGTAGTAGTGCGCCTTGGGGACGACGTTCTTGCGGCGGAATCGGTCGGGGGAGAGCGAGACGAGGCGCGCGACCTCAGAGCGCGAGAGGCCGAGGCCGGTGAGCCCCGCGACGGCGGGGCCCAGGTTTCCCTCCACGCCGGCGCAGAGGAAGAGCGGGTCTTTGGCGACGACCGCGGCGACGTCGGCGCCGGAGAGGCCGAGGCCGGCGAGGAAGGCGAGGACGGCGTCGGGCTTGGCGGGGGACTTGAGGTGGGAGAGCTTCGCGGAGGCCTTGAGCGCCTTGGCTCGGGTCAGCCCGCAGGTGGAGACGAGGTAGTCCTCGACGGCGAAGCTAGGGTTTGGGGAAacggcgggcgcggcggcggtggagaggaggcgctggagagagaggaGTGGGGAGGCGGTgcgagaggagaggaggtgggtGACGATGCAGCTGCGGCGGCGGAGCatggcgcaggcggcggcgccggcgccggcggcgaggagatGGGGAATGATGGTGTGAGGCTAGGAGGATGGGTCTCCTGAAGATTTGCGTGGCACGTCAGTCTCTCTCACAGTGGGCTGGGCTGGGCTAACACTGGACACTAGAGGGACTCACTCGTTCAGGCCGTGTTTCTTTAGTAAGTGTGGTAGGAGTAGAATTTAGGCCTTGTTTAGCAGAAATAGCACAAATGCTCATGCGTTGTACATTTTATTTCAAAGTGAAACCAATTTTAGGTTTAAATACCGTTTGGATTATAGTTACTGTTCAACTATATTCCAATTCAATTTTTAATATGTTTTAAAATTAGAATACAATACCTAAGATGAAACTACAACTCACTAGGTTCATCTTGCAAAAGAACCAATCTAATTGGATTTATTATTTGCATGTTATGGcctatttgaatttgaattcattctgtttgaatttgaattttaaATTATTGAATTTCCAAATTTTATTGGCCTAGGTGAAAGTGTATTTCATTGAGgtcaatttgcaaaaagaatcattcAATTTGGACTTACATATAAAGATGTTTGATGgttttactccctccgtctaaaaacgttcttatattatgggacggagggagtagtatctagggggttttctgtaaaaaattGTAAATCAATTTAATTAAATGATTTTCTTCTAGATATGGTTTTGGATAAGGCTGTGACATGTCGCATTTTGGTTGGCTGATATCGATTCGGTTTAAGTGATTTGTGTGTGTTGCATTGGATCTAGATCCAACGACTCAAAATAGATCAGAGGGTGCTAGGGTTTGGGCTCACCGGAGAGTCACCGGAAAATACGGGGATGGCGGTGCTGCGTTTGGACCTCGTCAGAAATGGAGCTCCGGTGGTTGTTTGGCGTCGAGAAGGGCTCGGCTGGACGCGGAAGACGACGATGAGGTCGAAGGTGGTCCTGGCCGGGGCTGCGAAGGACGGAGATGAGCGGGGTGAGCTCGTCGGAGATGCGGCAAAAGCGAAGCTTCTCAGGCGTGGACGCGCACGACAAAGCCGTGCGCTCCTGGATCAATGGTTGGGTCAGTGAGATGCGCGAGAACAAGATGAAGACGATGGACATTGTGCGCTGCTCAGACGCGAGCTTACCTAGCCGGATACGACGATGGTGCACTTCAGACGTTGATGAACTCGAGGTTGCAGAGGGCCTCAGGCTCGAAGAAGATGTCcaggtgaaagaacatgcggtgcccccatgtttggttttggtaattgatgacaatctctatggactaatggttgccttgagttatatttgaaggatttgtccataggcatttcttgaagtccatgtgttggtttcaaggagtttatccaaagattggtcatgtgagagttgagcttattgcaagcatgtcttgaagaagaagattgtgtgatcattcatgtttaccttcaagacatcatccaaatgaagagagttggaaagagtcaatgttgatcaagactaagtcaagagtgaatcaagttgatcaacacacaaagcgcacaagatgtaccgagggatcaagcgatcccatggtatggtaagcattgtcaattacgctttgtgtactaacccatggacttcgtgagagttctttgtggggttaggttgcggtgtgcaagttcaagtgaagcgggcaagttctagtaaagcatcacgaagagatcaaatgcttgaagccattgtggtgacaatggacttgagaagatgtgcggaagggtggctcacccatagtggaatatgggggagcaatcaactagtcttcatcgagccaacacaatcaagaaaggtggtccatcttgagggagtcaagatcgtcatcatctagctcaagtggaccatgtgcaaggcaaaggtttgcccgtgataggttttctattttaccggtctcatgatggtagttgggagaccgggttataggatcgattgccgtactatcaaggggggctctcgatgagtagcttgatcgtatcgttcatagagagctcaaaccattgcatccttgcatcatctttattgattcttgtttggttcttctctttgtgagttctggagcttatggtcatcttgttgacaagctcgagttcatcgaaaacggagttcactcacaTCTTCTAttatgttttcgatgttggaggttatgccggttcttctcggttgaaggtttcactcctctattttgatgctactcgtcttcctctatccaacaagcttgagtttgctcaattcggagctcatatgcagaagttatggcagttttggtttcccgtggagtattcttgttttcgtggaagtggctttaggatggtcccagcggtagtaccgcggtacccagcggtagtaccgcttaggggtcacaagcggcagtaccgctccgcagcggtagtaccgctggtgggtcctcagcagtagtaccgctacggtaccaggccctaccgcgtcgactcgaggggtcatttttcgtgtcggatagtgcggtacttcgcagctgcagtagggcggcagtaccgctcacgagcggtagtaccgcccaaccaccgcggcagtaccgctcgggtctgtctctctcctgccctccagactccacggtagtaccgttggggtgagcggtagtaccgcttataagcggtactaccgccccaaggttcatgttttgTTGATCTGTTTCCCTGCTTCTTtcgcccgagcggtagtaccgctcgtgtgcgggctgagcacataacggttggatttcccccctcctataaaagggggtcttcttccccaatgaaccttatcctttgagctcgtgttcttcccccattgttgaccttcttcgagcttgctaactctcaatccctccatggattcttgctagtttttgagggaaaaaagagaggagatctagatccacatttccaccaatcactttctcctctatgtgaggggaaccccttggatctagatcttggagttcttggtgttctccttcttgttcttcctctttttttcttccctagcattagttgcttcggtgggatttgagagagaaggacttgggcactccgtgtgcccttgccattgcatttggtgcatcggtttgagttctccacggtgatacgtggaagttacaagttgagaagcttattactcttgggtggttggtacccttgagcttgttcctcttgggtgcttgggtgccctagacggttggtggtgttcggagctcactcattgtggtgtaaagctccgggcaagcgccGGGGTCTctaattaggttgtggagatcgccccgagcaatttgacgggtaccggtgaccgcccccaagggttgccaaagtgtacgggttcggtgaccacccccaagggttgccatttgtacgggttcggtgaccgccctcaagggtcccttagtggaatcacggcatcttgcattgtgcgagggcgtgaggagattacggtggtcctagtggcttcttggggagcattgtgcctccacaccgctccaaacggagattagcatccgcaagggtgtgaacttcgggatacatcgtcgtctccgcgtgcctcggttatctcttacccgaaccctttacttatgcactttactttgtgatagccatattgtttcttgtcatatatcttgctatcacttagttgtttatcttgcttagcataagttgttggtgcacataggtgagcctagttgttgtaggttttgtgcttgtcaaattaa
The sequence above is a segment of the Aegilops tauschii subsp. strangulata cultivar AL8/78 chromosome 6, Aet v6.0, whole genome shotgun sequence genome. Coding sequences within it:
- the LOC109770991 gene encoding uncharacterized protein gives rise to the protein MLRRRSCIVTHLLSSRTASPLLSLQRLLSTAAAPAVSPNPSFAVEDYLVSTCGLTRAKALKASAKLSHLKSPAKPDAVLAFLAGLGLSGADVAAVVAKDPLFLCAGVEGNLGPAVAGLTGLGLSRSEVARLVSLSPDRFRRKNVVPKAHYYLSLLGSSEDLLLAARRGLFLFSVDLDIVVKPNVAALRECGLGARDIAKLLIQMPRIVTASPERVLAMVACAEGIGVPRGSGMFRHALQSVACFSEEKIAAKVEQLKKTLRWSDADVGIALCKWPTVLRWSKDMLQRKSEFLISKVGLEPAYIAHRPVMLSLSLEGRLKPRYYVMRFLQENGLLSHGRDYYAMVLVGEKVFVERFIRPHKQAAPLIAEDYAAACIGEVPARFRFT